A single genomic interval of Thermodesulfobacteriota bacterium harbors:
- the guaA gene encoding glutamine-hydrolyzing GMP synthase, which produces MILIIDFGSQYNQLIARRVRECHIYCQIEPPDITIDYIKSLNPEGIILSGGPSSIYEKQSPKIDTAIFNINIPVLGICYGMQFMIGAMGGTVKRAEKREYGFAELNIKHKGDIFTKVNTPAKCWMSHGDSIEKLPAGFKLTASTANTPIAATEHRKKNLYGLQFHPEVEHTAQGKTIIRNFLFKICECKRSWTMKSFAKDAISQIKETVKDKKVILGLSGGVDSSVTALLLHRAIGKNLTCIFVDNGLLRKNEADKLKKTLKLNLKINIRFVSAKNKFLKPLANIIDPEKKRKIIGKIFMEIFEAEAIKIKNAAFLAQGTLYPDVIESVSAFGGPTSVIKSHHNVGGLPRKMKLKLVEPLKFLFKDEVRLLGKELGLKEELIRRQPFPGPGLAIRIVGEVTRKHLSILRNVDDLLLDEIRKAGYYKKLWQSFAVLLPLKSVGVMGDMRTYENIVAIRAVTSNDAMTADWARLPHKFLGRISNRIINEVDGVNRVVYDISSKPPSTIEWE; this is translated from the coding sequence ATGATATTAATCATTGATTTTGGATCTCAATACAATCAGCTCATTGCCCGCCGCGTGCGCGAGTGCCATATTTATTGTCAGATTGAACCACCTGATATTACAATAGATTACATTAAATCACTTAACCCTGAAGGGATTATTCTTTCAGGGGGTCCATCCAGTATTTATGAAAAGCAAAGTCCGAAAATAGATACCGCAATATTTAATATAAACATCCCCGTACTCGGAATCTGCTACGGCATGCAGTTTATGATCGGCGCCATGGGCGGAACGGTTAAACGGGCCGAAAAGCGCGAATATGGCTTCGCAGAACTGAATATTAAACATAAGGGTGATATTTTTACCAAAGTCAATACCCCGGCAAAATGCTGGATGAGCCATGGGGATTCCATCGAAAAATTGCCCGCCGGGTTTAAATTAACCGCATCTACGGCAAATACGCCGATAGCTGCGACTGAACACAGGAAAAAAAATCTTTACGGTCTTCAATTCCACCCCGAAGTGGAGCACACCGCTCAAGGCAAAACAATTATTCGTAACTTTCTGTTTAAAATATGCGAATGCAAGCGCTCCTGGACCATGAAATCTTTTGCCAAAGATGCGATTTCTCAAATAAAAGAAACGGTAAAGGATAAAAAGGTGATACTCGGCCTAAGTGGCGGGGTGGATTCTTCGGTCACCGCGTTGCTGCTGCATCGTGCGATCGGTAAAAATCTGACTTGTATATTTGTAGATAACGGGTTGCTGAGGAAGAATGAAGCAGACAAACTGAAAAAAACCTTAAAGCTCAATCTTAAAATCAATATTCGTTTTGTAAGCGCAAAAAATAAATTTTTAAAACCACTGGCAAATATCATCGATCCGGAAAAAAAACGCAAAATTATTGGAAAAATCTTCATGGAGATTTTTGAAGCCGAAGCAATAAAAATAAAAAATGCGGCATTTTTAGCCCAGGGGACCCTTTACCCAGATGTGATTGAATCAGTATCAGCCTTTGGAGGTCCCACTTCTGTGATAAAATCCCACCATAATGTGGGTGGACTTCCACGAAAAATGAAATTAAAATTGGTGGAACCTTTGAAATTTCTGTTTAAGGATGAAGTCCGGCTGCTGGGCAAAGAGCTCGGTCTTAAAGAAGAGTTGATCCGGCGCCAGCCCTTTCCCGGACCGGGTCTTGCCATTAGAATCGTGGGAGAGGTGACCCGAAAACATCTTTCAATTTTACGAAATGTAGATGATCTCCTGCTTGACGAAATAAGGAAGGCCGGTTATTATAAAAAATTATGGCAATCATTTGCTGTCCTTTTGCCCCTTAAAAGCGTGGGGGTAATGGGGGATATGCGAACTTATGAAAACATCGTGGCGATCAGGGCGGTTACCAGCAACGATGCAATGACGGCAGATTGGGCAAGGTTGCCTCATAAATTTCTCGGCAGGATATCAAACAGAATAATAAATGAGGTAGACGGTGTAAACCGGGTGGTGTATGATATCAGTTCAAAACCGCCCAGTACAATAGAATGGGAATAG